Proteins encoded by one window of Clostridium perfringens:
- a CDS encoding heavy-metal-associated domain-containing protein: protein MEKIHCLVDGLGSSTNKTQVKNALENLDGVQKVCVDVARGSIEVMFNEHTSEGEIKNCIENTGFSIRS, encoded by the coding sequence TAGATGGCTTAGGAAGTTCTACAAATAAGACTCAAGTTAAAAATGCTTTAGAAAATTTAGATGGTGTTCAAAAGGTATGTGTAGATGTAGCTAGAGGAAGTATAGAAGTTATGTTTAATGAGCATACAAGTGAGGGTGAAATTAAAAACTGCATAGAAAACACAGGATTTTCTATAAGAAGTTAG
- a CDS encoding YdcF family protein, which produces MKSLVIKFISIFLGIICILYYILVNALSGKTTFSSFYLILGVVIILYTLFINKLLKLQWFKTVYKPMKILALICISIFIIVEGAIIFYPKKSLKSCDYIVVLGAGIRGENLTATLRDRLDKTIEYLEKTGFNGEIVVSGGQGPGESITEAYAMEKYLVENGVPKDKIVLENKATSTYENLNYSKKIIENLSGKPIKDLDILIVTTDFHAMRSNLLAKRNGYNKAYLYTSKTQWYLVPSMYAREFFAFCKSYFLDKRI; this is translated from the coding sequence GTGAAGAGTTTAGTTATTAAGTTTATTTCAATTTTTTTAGGAATAATATGTATATTATATTACATCTTAGTTAATGCTTTAAGTGGAAAAACAACCTTTAGCTCTTTTTATTTAATTTTAGGAGTAGTCATTATATTATACACACTTTTTATAAATAAGCTTTTAAAATTACAGTGGTTTAAAACGGTGTACAAGCCTATGAAGATTTTAGCTCTTATATGCATAAGTATATTTATAATAGTAGAGGGAGCAATAATTTTCTATCCTAAAAAATCCTTAAAATCTTGTGATTATATAGTTGTTTTAGGGGCTGGAATAAGGGGAGAAAATTTAACCGCTACATTAAGAGACAGATTAGATAAGACCATAGAATATTTAGAGAAAACTGGATTTAATGGAGAGATTGTAGTATCTGGTGGACAAGGTCCTGGAGAAAGCATAACTGAGGCTTATGCAATGGAAAAATATCTAGTGGAAAATGGAGTGCCAAAGGATAAAATTGTACTTGAAAATAAAGCAACTAGTACATACGAAAATCTAAATTATTCTAAGAAGATCATAGAGAACTTAAGTGGAAAGCCTATAAAAGACTTAGATATTTTAATAGTTACCACAGATTTTCATGCTATGAGAAGCAATCTTTTAGCTAAAAGAAATGGATATAATAAGGCTTATTTATATACAAGTAAAACTCAGTGGTATTTAGTACCTTCTATGTATGCAAGAGAATTTTTTGCTTTTTGTAAATCATATTTTCTTGATAAGAGAATTTAG
- a CDS encoding cold-shock protein yields MSSRTGIVKWFNQEKGYGFISCDEGDDVFVHISQVKEKGPEKDLHEGESVSFDISEGEKGPMATNVQKL; encoded by the coding sequence ATGAGTAGTAGAACTGGAATAGTAAAATGGTTTAATCAAGAGAAAGGCTATGGCTTTATTTCTTGTGATGAAGGTGATGATGTATTTGTACATATCTCACAAGTGAAGGAAAAAGGACCTGAAAAAGATTTACATGAAGGTGAAAGTGTTTCTTTTGATATAAGCGAAGGTGAAAAAGGCCCAATGGCTACTAATGTTCAAAAGTTATAA